A single window of Syntrophotalea acetylenica DNA harbors:
- the fabZ gene encoding 3-hydroxyacyl-ACP dehydratase FabZ produces the protein MTLEILDIMKLLPHRYPFLLVDRIVDLEPGKRAVGIKNVTINEPFFQGHYPGHPIMPGVLIIEAMAQVGGAVAALTAGDKADQVPYFTGIDKARFRRPVGPGDVLHLQLEMISNRRGLHVFDGKAMVDGNLVAQAELKAVFAPRSQD, from the coding sequence ATGACCCTCGAAATTCTCGATATCATGAAATTGCTGCCGCATCGGTACCCATTTCTGCTCGTCGACCGTATTGTGGATCTGGAGCCGGGGAAGCGGGCCGTTGGCATTAAAAACGTCACCATCAACGAACCGTTTTTCCAGGGACATTACCCGGGGCATCCCATCATGCCAGGGGTGCTGATCATCGAGGCCATGGCCCAGGTCGGTGGAGCTGTCGCCGCCCTGACCGCCGGCGACAAGGCCGATCAGGTGCCTTATTTCACCGGCATCGACAAGGCCCGTTTCCGGCGGCCGGTGGGGCCTGGCGATGTGCTGCACCTGCAACTGGAAATGATCAGCAACCGGCGCGGCCTGCATGTCTTTGATGGCAAAGCCATGGTTGACGGCAACCTGGTGGCGCAGGCGGAATTAAAAGCAGTCTTTGCACCCCGTTCGCAGGATTGA
- the lpxA gene encoding acyl-ACP--UDP-N-acetylglucosamine O-acyltransferase, translated as MIHKTAIVEDGARIHDSVEIGPYAVIGSHVSIDAGTRIGAHAVVEGWTRIGKDNRIFQFASIGAEPQDLKFHGEQSTLRIGDRNTIREFVTMHRGTQDGGGETVVGSDNLFMAYAHVAHDCAIGNRVILANGATLGGHVKVDDWAILGGLSAVHQFTRVGCHAMISGGSMVAQDIAPYIIAQGDRAKAAGINLVGLKRRNFSDALVRDIKQAYKLMFRSNLRQEEALSRITAEISDAPEIRAFVDFIRASERGVAR; from the coding sequence ATGATTCATAAAACGGCAATCGTTGAAGACGGCGCGCGCATCCACGACAGCGTGGAAATAGGACCCTATGCGGTTATCGGTTCCCATGTAAGCATCGACGCCGGCACCCGCATCGGAGCCCATGCCGTTGTCGAAGGCTGGACCCGGATCGGCAAGGACAACCGCATCTTCCAGTTCGCTAGCATCGGCGCCGAGCCGCAGGATCTAAAATTTCACGGGGAGCAGTCCACCCTGCGCATCGGAGATCGCAACACCATCCGGGAATTCGTCACCATGCATCGCGGCACCCAGGACGGCGGTGGTGAGACGGTGGTCGGCAGCGACAACCTTTTCATGGCCTACGCCCACGTCGCCCACGACTGCGCCATCGGCAACCGGGTCATTCTCGCCAATGGCGCCACCCTTGGCGGTCATGTCAAGGTGGACGACTGGGCGATCCTTGGTGGACTGTCAGCGGTACACCAGTTTACCCGTGTCGGGTGTCATGCCATGATCAGCGGCGGCAGCATGGTGGCGCAGGATATTGCCCCCTATATCATCGCCCAGGGAGATCGCGCCAAAGCGGCCGGAATCAATCTGGTCGGACTGAAACGCCGCAATTTTTCCGATGCTCTGGTACGTGACATCAAACAAGCCTACAAACTGATGTTTCGCAGCAACCTGCGGCAGGAAGAAGCGCTTTCGCGCATCACCGCCGAAATTTCCGATGCGCCCGAGATCCGCGCATTTGTCGACTTCATCCGGGCCAGTGAAAGGGGCGTGGCACGGTGA
- a CDS encoding Gfo/Idh/MocA family protein: protein MSALRAAVIGVGYLGRFHAQKYAALTDVELVGVADVNREAAERVAAEVGCAAYADYRELLDRIDVVSIVVPTRLHFAVAREFLAAGRHVLVEKPITETVDEADELIAVARQQGVLLQVGHLERFNPAIVALNGELHKPMFIESHRLTPFRGRGTDVNVVLDLMIHDIDIILNMVQSELVAVHASGVPVLSHEVDIANARLEFASGCVANVTASRVSRDAMRKVRVFQSDGYFSIDYQKRRIAVCRKGGDGMALPGLPGITMKEKGFAESDALRDEIAAFVAAVRTGTSPVVAGEDGRRALAVALQISSCLGGILPG from the coding sequence GTGAGCGCTCTGAGGGCCGCGGTCATAGGGGTTGGCTACCTCGGGAGATTTCATGCCCAGAAGTACGCGGCACTGACCGATGTCGAGCTGGTCGGTGTGGCCGACGTGAACCGGGAAGCCGCCGAGCGCGTCGCCGCCGAAGTCGGCTGTGCCGCTTATGCGGATTATCGTGAACTTCTCGACAGGATCGACGTCGTTTCCATCGTGGTGCCGACCCGTCTGCATTTTGCCGTGGCCAGGGAGTTTCTGGCCGCTGGGCGGCACGTCCTGGTGGAAAAGCCGATTACCGAGACGGTGGACGAGGCGGATGAACTGATTGCCGTGGCGCGGCAGCAAGGCGTCTTGCTGCAGGTTGGACACCTTGAGCGTTTCAATCCGGCGATTGTGGCGTTGAACGGCGAGTTGCACAAACCCATGTTCATCGAATCCCACCGACTGACGCCGTTTCGAGGGCGAGGGACCGATGTCAATGTGGTGCTGGATCTGATGATCCACGATATCGATATCATCCTGAACATGGTGCAATCGGAACTGGTTGCGGTTCACGCCTCCGGTGTCCCGGTGCTGTCCCATGAAGTCGACATTGCCAATGCCAGGCTCGAGTTTGCCAGCGGCTGCGTTGCCAACGTGACCGCCAGTCGCGTCAGTCGCGATGCAATGCGCAAGGTACGGGTATTTCAGTCCGACGGATATTTCTCGATCGACTACCAGAAACGGCGCATCGCCGTGTGCCGCAAGGGCGGTGATGGCATGGCGCTGCCAGGGCTGCCGGGTATTACCATGAAGGAAAAGGGATTTGCGGAAAGCGATGCGCTGCGGGACGAGATTGCGGCCTTCGTCGCAGCCGTCAGGACGGGGACATCGCCGGTTGTCGCTGGCGAAGATGGCCGTCGCGCGCTTGCCGTGGCCTTGCAGATCAGCAGCTGTCTGGGGGGTATCCTGCCGGGCTGA